The following proteins come from a genomic window of Chelonia mydas isolate rCheMyd1 chromosome 15, rCheMyd1.pri.v2, whole genome shotgun sequence:
- the HPS4 gene encoding Hermansky-Pudlak syndrome 4 protein isoform X2: MASPILSEPNSASWWNYFFLYDGSKVKEEGDPTRAGICYFYPSQELLCGQIAGVVRCITEISSAPPSLIRLRKLKFAVRVDGEYLWVLGCTIELPDVSCGQFLDLLIGLFRFYNGPVCHAYMVFSREELSTQWDRYIEHIQKNTSDLHKIFNSLWNLDKTKVDPLLLLKAALILQTCQRSPQVLAGCILYKGQIVSTQLPPPLTAKVLLQGTEAAEKSVPGGGEVLQEHDPALPQDVCILPVSLTDDEATALRDFPVEWMTRLPTSPANPKGSKITLHSRAFLDSARVDEVRGQHGLVVREPPPQAWGAAKAKDALNPPDGALSSPGSKSPVLSSAPLKPSPLLQRELGALPSSSKLPAAESTQDTSAALGSSDFPKPCALGQEGRSTTEPVTSSNTRERMKSECCSLQRRHSASGSHSTCYPSKEMRRSRSSERDNLSSVDSQDTSSQNRTFKRGDGATRDDASGQEPLPSAVQLGQKFPAEDCGRNQFPVAEVRESLCSGIAEGPGSPKSRENGLPSQVTTGVDCLAAVDCTVSGNQAKLVKMILYIHRIKGLVLLLLAEEQFKDDQGSIEDVYHSSLASLNGLEVHLKETLPKDHSSAAKATYSFTHYDCIQNVLTANLPQVLGAQDQHFLRAASLIHSDFNQLPTASEMTIRNASTAVYACQNLVQETYFQQLAAPLRNSGVPNPHDSAFSLPGKAKQKLLKHGVNLL; this comes from the exons GTGGAACTACTTTTTCCTTTATGATGGTTCAAAGGTAAAGGAAGAAGGGGATCCCACAAGAGCTGGCATTTGCTACTTTTATCCCTCTCAG GAACTGCTCTGTGGACAGATTGCTGGAGTGGTGCGTTGCATAACGGAGATCTCCAGTGCTCCCCCAAGTCTCATTCGGCTGAGAAAGCTCAAGTTTGCAGTAAGGGTGGATGGCGAGTATCTCTGG GTGCTGGGCTGTACCATTGAACTCCCTGATGTCAGCTGTGGACAATTTCTGGATCTATTGATCGGACTCTTCAGATTTTACAATGGACCAGTGTGTCACGCTTACATG GTGTTTTCTCGGGAGGAGCTGAGCACACAGTGGGACAGGTACATTGAACATATTCAGAAAAACACCAGTGACCTGCACAAGATCTTCAATTCCCTTTGGAACTTGGACAAAACCAAG GTGGACCCCCTGCTGTTACTGAAAGCAGCTCTCATCTTGCAGACCTGCCAGCGTTCACCTCAAGTGTTGGCAGGCTGCATCCTCTACAAAGGCCA GATTGTGAGCACGCAACTTCCACCTCCTCTCACTGCCAAGGTTCTCCTTCAAGGAACAGAAGCTGCAGAAAAG AGCGTACCTGGAGGTGGGGAGGTGCTGCAGGAACATG ATCCCGCATTGCCTCAGGATGTCTGCATCCTCCCAGTTTCCCTAACGGACGATGAAGCCACAGCACTCCGGGACTTTCCAGTAGAGTGGATGACTAG GTTGCCCACATCTCCAGCAAACCCTAAAGGATCTAAGATCACCCTCCACTCACGGGCATTCTTGGATTCGGCCCGGGTTGATGAAGTCCGAGGCCAGCATGGCCTTGTGGTGAGAGAGCCCCCCCCACAGGCCTGGGGCGCTGCCAAAGCAAAAGATGCTCTGAATCCCCCAGATGGAGCACTGAGCAGCCCAGGCAGCAAAAGCCCAGTGTTGAGTTCTGCCCCACTGAAACCATCCCCTCTGTTGCAGAGAGAGCTGGGAGCCCTGCCCAGCAGTTCCAAACTGCCTGCTGCAGAGAGCACTCAAGACACAAGTGCGGCCCTGGGGTCCTCTGACTTTCCAAAGCCTTGTGCCCTGGGGCAGGAAGGTCGAAGCACTACGGAACCTGTAACCAGCTCTAACACTAGGGAGCGGATGAAGTCTGAATGCTGCAGCCTCCAGAGGCGTCACTCAGCCAGTGGCAGCCACTCCACCTGCTATCCTTCCAAAGAGATGAGGAGAAGCCGCTCAAGCGAACGTGACAATCTGTCGAGTGTAGACAGTCAAGACACCAGCAGCCAAAACAGAACCTTCAAAAGAGGAGATGGAGCAACCAGGGATGACGCTTCCGGGCAGGAGCCTCTGCCCAGTGCTGTACAGTTGGGGCAGAAGTTCCCTGCCGAAGATTGTGGTAGGAACCAGTTTCCTGTTGCTGAAGTCCGGGAGAGCCTATGCAGTGGCATTGCAGAAGGCCCAGGCTCTCCCAAGAGCAGAGAGAACGGTTTGCCTTCACAAGTAACTACTGGGGTGGACTGTCTAGCAGCAGTAGATTGCACAGTGTCGGGCAATCAGGCCAAGCTGGTTAAGATGATCTTGTATATTCACAGAATTAAAGGGTTAGTGCTCTTGCTGCTGGCGGAGGAGCAGTTTAAGGATGACCAGGGGTCCATTGAAGATGTG TATCACAGCAGTCTGGCTTCTCTCAATGGCCTGGAGGTTCACCTGAAGGAGACTTTGCCGAAAGACCATTCCTCTGCAGCCAAAGCCACCTACAGCTTTACTCACTATGACTGCATTCAGAACGTACTCACAG caAACCTGCCCCAGGTACTGGGCGCTCAGGATCAGCACTTCCTGAGAGCTGCTAGTCTCATCCACTCTGACTTCAACCAGCTCCCAACTGCTTCTGAAATGACAATCAG
- the HPS4 gene encoding Hermansky-Pudlak syndrome 4 protein isoform X8, with amino-acid sequence MVFSREELSTQWDRYIEHIQKNTSDLHKIFNSLWNLDKTKVDPLLLLKAALILQTCQRSPQVLAGCILYKGQIVSTQLPPPLTAKVLLQGTEAAEKSVPGGGEVLQEHDPALPQDVCILPVSLTDDEATALRDFPVEWMTRLPTSPANPKGSKITLHSRAFLDSARVDEVRGQHGLVVREPPPQAWGAAKAKDALNPPDGALSSPGSKSPVLSSAPLKPSPLLQRELGALPSSSKLPAAESTQDTSAALGSSDFPKPCALGQEGRSTTEPVTSSNTRERMKSECCSLQRRHSASGSHSTCYPSKEMRRSRSSERDNLSSVDSQDTSSQNRTFKRGDGATRDDASGQEPLPSAVQLGQKFPAEDCGRNQFPVAEVRESLCSGIAEGPGSPKSRENGLPSQVTTGVDCLAAVDCTVSGNQAKLVKMILYIHRIKGLVLLLLAEEQFKDDQGSIEDVYHSSLASLNGLEVHLKETLPKDHSSAAKATYSFTHYDCIQNVLTANLPQVLGAQDQHFLRAASLIHSDFNQLPTASEMTIRNASTAVYACQNLVQETYFQQLAAPLRNSGVPNPHDSAFSLPGKAKQKLLKHGVNLL; translated from the exons ATG GTGTTTTCTCGGGAGGAGCTGAGCACACAGTGGGACAGGTACATTGAACATATTCAGAAAAACACCAGTGACCTGCACAAGATCTTCAATTCCCTTTGGAACTTGGACAAAACCAAG GTGGACCCCCTGCTGTTACTGAAAGCAGCTCTCATCTTGCAGACCTGCCAGCGTTCACCTCAAGTGTTGGCAGGCTGCATCCTCTACAAAGGCCA GATTGTGAGCACGCAACTTCCACCTCCTCTCACTGCCAAGGTTCTCCTTCAAGGAACAGAAGCTGCAGAAAAG AGCGTACCTGGAGGTGGGGAGGTGCTGCAGGAACATG ATCCCGCATTGCCTCAGGATGTCTGCATCCTCCCAGTTTCCCTAACGGACGATGAAGCCACAGCACTCCGGGACTTTCCAGTAGAGTGGATGACTAG GTTGCCCACATCTCCAGCAAACCCTAAAGGATCTAAGATCACCCTCCACTCACGGGCATTCTTGGATTCGGCCCGGGTTGATGAAGTCCGAGGCCAGCATGGCCTTGTGGTGAGAGAGCCCCCCCCACAGGCCTGGGGCGCTGCCAAAGCAAAAGATGCTCTGAATCCCCCAGATGGAGCACTGAGCAGCCCAGGCAGCAAAAGCCCAGTGTTGAGTTCTGCCCCACTGAAACCATCCCCTCTGTTGCAGAGAGAGCTGGGAGCCCTGCCCAGCAGTTCCAAACTGCCTGCTGCAGAGAGCACTCAAGACACAAGTGCGGCCCTGGGGTCCTCTGACTTTCCAAAGCCTTGTGCCCTGGGGCAGGAAGGTCGAAGCACTACGGAACCTGTAACCAGCTCTAACACTAGGGAGCGGATGAAGTCTGAATGCTGCAGCCTCCAGAGGCGTCACTCAGCCAGTGGCAGCCACTCCACCTGCTATCCTTCCAAAGAGATGAGGAGAAGCCGCTCAAGCGAACGTGACAATCTGTCGAGTGTAGACAGTCAAGACACCAGCAGCCAAAACAGAACCTTCAAAAGAGGAGATGGAGCAACCAGGGATGACGCTTCCGGGCAGGAGCCTCTGCCCAGTGCTGTACAGTTGGGGCAGAAGTTCCCTGCCGAAGATTGTGGTAGGAACCAGTTTCCTGTTGCTGAAGTCCGGGAGAGCCTATGCAGTGGCATTGCAGAAGGCCCAGGCTCTCCCAAGAGCAGAGAGAACGGTTTGCCTTCACAAGTAACTACTGGGGTGGACTGTCTAGCAGCAGTAGATTGCACAGTGTCGGGCAATCAGGCCAAGCTGGTTAAGATGATCTTGTATATTCACAGAATTAAAGGGTTAGTGCTCTTGCTGCTGGCGGAGGAGCAGTTTAAGGATGACCAGGGGTCCATTGAAGATGTG TATCACAGCAGTCTGGCTTCTCTCAATGGCCTGGAGGTTCACCTGAAGGAGACTTTGCCGAAAGACCATTCCTCTGCAGCCAAAGCCACCTACAGCTTTACTCACTATGACTGCATTCAGAACGTACTCACAG caAACCTGCCCCAGGTACTGGGCGCTCAGGATCAGCACTTCCTGAGAGCTGCTAGTCTCATCCACTCTGACTTCAACCAGCTCCCAACTGCTTCTGAAATGACAATCAG
- the HPS4 gene encoding Hermansky-Pudlak syndrome 4 protein isoform X1: MASPILSEPNSASWWNYFFLYDGSKVKEEGDPTRAGICYFYPSQTLLDQQELLCGQIAGVVRCITEISSAPPSLIRLRKLKFAVRVDGEYLWVLGCTIELPDVSCGQFLDLLIGLFRFYNGPVCHAYMVFSREELSTQWDRYIEHIQKNTSDLHKIFNSLWNLDKTKVDPLLLLKAALILQTCQRSPQVLAGCILYKGQIVSTQLPPPLTAKVLLQGTEAAEKSVPGGGEVLQEHDPALPQDVCILPVSLTDDEATALRDFPVEWMTRLPTSPANPKGSKITLHSRAFLDSARVDEVRGQHGLVVREPPPQAWGAAKAKDALNPPDGALSSPGSKSPVLSSAPLKPSPLLQRELGALPSSSKLPAAESTQDTSAALGSSDFPKPCALGQEGRSTTEPVTSSNTRERMKSECCSLQRRHSASGSHSTCYPSKEMRRSRSSERDNLSSVDSQDTSSQNRTFKRGDGATRDDASGQEPLPSAVQLGQKFPAEDCGRNQFPVAEVRESLCSGIAEGPGSPKSRENGLPSQVTTGVDCLAAVDCTVSGNQAKLVKMILYIHRIKGLVLLLLAEEQFKDDQGSIEDVYHSSLASLNGLEVHLKETLPKDHSSAAKATYSFTHYDCIQNVLTANLPQVLGAQDQHFLRAASLIHSDFNQLPTASEMTIRNASTAVYACQNLVQETYFQQLAAPLRNSGVPNPHDSAFSLPGKAKQKLLKHGVNLL; encoded by the exons GTGGAACTACTTTTTCCTTTATGATGGTTCAAAGGTAAAGGAAGAAGGGGATCCCACAAGAGCTGGCATTTGCTACTTTTATCCCTCTCAG ACTCTCCTTGACCAGCAGGAACTGCTCTGTGGACAGATTGCTGGAGTGGTGCGTTGCATAACGGAGATCTCCAGTGCTCCCCCAAGTCTCATTCGGCTGAGAAAGCTCAAGTTTGCAGTAAGGGTGGATGGCGAGTATCTCTGG GTGCTGGGCTGTACCATTGAACTCCCTGATGTCAGCTGTGGACAATTTCTGGATCTATTGATCGGACTCTTCAGATTTTACAATGGACCAGTGTGTCACGCTTACATG GTGTTTTCTCGGGAGGAGCTGAGCACACAGTGGGACAGGTACATTGAACATATTCAGAAAAACACCAGTGACCTGCACAAGATCTTCAATTCCCTTTGGAACTTGGACAAAACCAAG GTGGACCCCCTGCTGTTACTGAAAGCAGCTCTCATCTTGCAGACCTGCCAGCGTTCACCTCAAGTGTTGGCAGGCTGCATCCTCTACAAAGGCCA GATTGTGAGCACGCAACTTCCACCTCCTCTCACTGCCAAGGTTCTCCTTCAAGGAACAGAAGCTGCAGAAAAG AGCGTACCTGGAGGTGGGGAGGTGCTGCAGGAACATG ATCCCGCATTGCCTCAGGATGTCTGCATCCTCCCAGTTTCCCTAACGGACGATGAAGCCACAGCACTCCGGGACTTTCCAGTAGAGTGGATGACTAG GTTGCCCACATCTCCAGCAAACCCTAAAGGATCTAAGATCACCCTCCACTCACGGGCATTCTTGGATTCGGCCCGGGTTGATGAAGTCCGAGGCCAGCATGGCCTTGTGGTGAGAGAGCCCCCCCCACAGGCCTGGGGCGCTGCCAAAGCAAAAGATGCTCTGAATCCCCCAGATGGAGCACTGAGCAGCCCAGGCAGCAAAAGCCCAGTGTTGAGTTCTGCCCCACTGAAACCATCCCCTCTGTTGCAGAGAGAGCTGGGAGCCCTGCCCAGCAGTTCCAAACTGCCTGCTGCAGAGAGCACTCAAGACACAAGTGCGGCCCTGGGGTCCTCTGACTTTCCAAAGCCTTGTGCCCTGGGGCAGGAAGGTCGAAGCACTACGGAACCTGTAACCAGCTCTAACACTAGGGAGCGGATGAAGTCTGAATGCTGCAGCCTCCAGAGGCGTCACTCAGCCAGTGGCAGCCACTCCACCTGCTATCCTTCCAAAGAGATGAGGAGAAGCCGCTCAAGCGAACGTGACAATCTGTCGAGTGTAGACAGTCAAGACACCAGCAGCCAAAACAGAACCTTCAAAAGAGGAGATGGAGCAACCAGGGATGACGCTTCCGGGCAGGAGCCTCTGCCCAGTGCTGTACAGTTGGGGCAGAAGTTCCCTGCCGAAGATTGTGGTAGGAACCAGTTTCCTGTTGCTGAAGTCCGGGAGAGCCTATGCAGTGGCATTGCAGAAGGCCCAGGCTCTCCCAAGAGCAGAGAGAACGGTTTGCCTTCACAAGTAACTACTGGGGTGGACTGTCTAGCAGCAGTAGATTGCACAGTGTCGGGCAATCAGGCCAAGCTGGTTAAGATGATCTTGTATATTCACAGAATTAAAGGGTTAGTGCTCTTGCTGCTGGCGGAGGAGCAGTTTAAGGATGACCAGGGGTCCATTGAAGATGTG TATCACAGCAGTCTGGCTTCTCTCAATGGCCTGGAGGTTCACCTGAAGGAGACTTTGCCGAAAGACCATTCCTCTGCAGCCAAAGCCACCTACAGCTTTACTCACTATGACTGCATTCAGAACGTACTCACAG caAACCTGCCCCAGGTACTGGGCGCTCAGGATCAGCACTTCCTGAGAGCTGCTAGTCTCATCCACTCTGACTTCAACCAGCTCCCAACTGCTTCTGAAATGACAATCAG
- the HPS4 gene encoding Hermansky-Pudlak syndrome 4 protein isoform X5 — translation MASPILSEPNSASWWNYFFLYDGSKVKEEGDPTRAGICYFYPSQELLCGQIAGVVRCITEISSAPPSLIRLRKLKFAVRVDGEYLWVLGCTIELPDVSCGQFLDLLIGLFRFYNGPVCHAYMVFSREELSTQWDRYIEHIQKNTSDLHKIFNSLWNLDKTKVDPLLLLKAALILQTCQRSPQVLAGCILYKGQIVSTQLPPPLTAKVLLQGTEAAEKSVPGGGEVLQEHDPALPQDVCILPVSLTDDEATALRDFPVEWMTRLPTSPANPKGSKITLHSRAFLDSARVDEVRGQHGLVVREPPPQAWGAAKAKDALNPPDGALSSPGSKSPVLSSAPLKPSPLLQRELGALPSSSKLPAAESTQDTSAALGSSDFPKPCALGQEGRSTTEPVTSSNTRERMKSECCSLQRRHSASGSHSTCYPSKEMRRSRSSERDNLSSVDSQDTSSQNRTFKRGDGATRDDASGQEPLPSAVQLGQKFPAEDCGRNQFPVAEVRESLCSGIAEGPGSPKSRENGLPSQVTTGVDCLAAVDCTVSGNQAKLVKMILYIHRIKGLVLLLLAEEQFKDDQGSIEDVYHSSLASLNGLEVHLKETLPKDHSSAAKATYSFTHYDCIQNVLTGTPPLPSMPARTWSRKRTSSSWPLHCATQGFPTLMTVHSAYQARPNKSC, via the exons GTGGAACTACTTTTTCCTTTATGATGGTTCAAAGGTAAAGGAAGAAGGGGATCCCACAAGAGCTGGCATTTGCTACTTTTATCCCTCTCAG GAACTGCTCTGTGGACAGATTGCTGGAGTGGTGCGTTGCATAACGGAGATCTCCAGTGCTCCCCCAAGTCTCATTCGGCTGAGAAAGCTCAAGTTTGCAGTAAGGGTGGATGGCGAGTATCTCTGG GTGCTGGGCTGTACCATTGAACTCCCTGATGTCAGCTGTGGACAATTTCTGGATCTATTGATCGGACTCTTCAGATTTTACAATGGACCAGTGTGTCACGCTTACATG GTGTTTTCTCGGGAGGAGCTGAGCACACAGTGGGACAGGTACATTGAACATATTCAGAAAAACACCAGTGACCTGCACAAGATCTTCAATTCCCTTTGGAACTTGGACAAAACCAAG GTGGACCCCCTGCTGTTACTGAAAGCAGCTCTCATCTTGCAGACCTGCCAGCGTTCACCTCAAGTGTTGGCAGGCTGCATCCTCTACAAAGGCCA GATTGTGAGCACGCAACTTCCACCTCCTCTCACTGCCAAGGTTCTCCTTCAAGGAACAGAAGCTGCAGAAAAG AGCGTACCTGGAGGTGGGGAGGTGCTGCAGGAACATG ATCCCGCATTGCCTCAGGATGTCTGCATCCTCCCAGTTTCCCTAACGGACGATGAAGCCACAGCACTCCGGGACTTTCCAGTAGAGTGGATGACTAG GTTGCCCACATCTCCAGCAAACCCTAAAGGATCTAAGATCACCCTCCACTCACGGGCATTCTTGGATTCGGCCCGGGTTGATGAAGTCCGAGGCCAGCATGGCCTTGTGGTGAGAGAGCCCCCCCCACAGGCCTGGGGCGCTGCCAAAGCAAAAGATGCTCTGAATCCCCCAGATGGAGCACTGAGCAGCCCAGGCAGCAAAAGCCCAGTGTTGAGTTCTGCCCCACTGAAACCATCCCCTCTGTTGCAGAGAGAGCTGGGAGCCCTGCCCAGCAGTTCCAAACTGCCTGCTGCAGAGAGCACTCAAGACACAAGTGCGGCCCTGGGGTCCTCTGACTTTCCAAAGCCTTGTGCCCTGGGGCAGGAAGGTCGAAGCACTACGGAACCTGTAACCAGCTCTAACACTAGGGAGCGGATGAAGTCTGAATGCTGCAGCCTCCAGAGGCGTCACTCAGCCAGTGGCAGCCACTCCACCTGCTATCCTTCCAAAGAGATGAGGAGAAGCCGCTCAAGCGAACGTGACAATCTGTCGAGTGTAGACAGTCAAGACACCAGCAGCCAAAACAGAACCTTCAAAAGAGGAGATGGAGCAACCAGGGATGACGCTTCCGGGCAGGAGCCTCTGCCCAGTGCTGTACAGTTGGGGCAGAAGTTCCCTGCCGAAGATTGTGGTAGGAACCAGTTTCCTGTTGCTGAAGTCCGGGAGAGCCTATGCAGTGGCATTGCAGAAGGCCCAGGCTCTCCCAAGAGCAGAGAGAACGGTTTGCCTTCACAAGTAACTACTGGGGTGGACTGTCTAGCAGCAGTAGATTGCACAGTGTCGGGCAATCAGGCCAAGCTGGTTAAGATGATCTTGTATATTCACAGAATTAAAGGGTTAGTGCTCTTGCTGCTGGCGGAGGAGCAGTTTAAGGATGACCAGGGGTCCATTGAAGATGTG TATCACAGCAGTCTGGCTTCTCTCAATGGCCTGGAGGTTCACCTGAAGGAGACTTTGCCGAAAGACCATTCCTCTGCAGCCAAAGCCACCTACAGCTTTACTCACTATGACTGCATTCAGAACGTACTCACAG
- the HPS4 gene encoding Hermansky-Pudlak syndrome 4 protein isoform X7, which yields MASPILSEPNSASWWNYFFLYDGSKVKEEGDPTRAGICYFYPSQTLLDQQELLCGQIAGVVRCITEISSAPPSLIRLRKLKFAVRVDGEYLWVLGCTIELPDVSCGQFLDLLIGLFRFYNGPVCHAYMVFSREELSTQWDRYIEHIQKNTSDLHKIFNSLWNLDKTKVDPLLLLKAALILQTCQRSPQVLAGCILYKGQIVSTQLPPPLTAKVLLQGTEAAEKSVPGGGEVLQEHDPALPQDVCILPVSLTDDEATALRDFPVEWMTRLPTSPANPKGSKITLHSRAFLDSARVDEVRGQHGLVRELGALPSSSKLPAAESTQDTSAALGSSDFPKPCALGQEGRSTTEPVTSSNTRERMKSECCSLQRRHSASGSHSTCYPSKEMRRSRSSERDNLSSVDSQDTSSQNRTFKRGDGATRDDASGQEPLPSAVQLGQKFPAEDCGRNQFPVAEVRESLCSGIAEGPGSPKSRENGLPSQVTTGVDCLAAVDCTVSGNQAKLVKMILYIHRIKGLVLLLLAEEQFKDDQGSIEDVYHSSLASLNGLEVHLKETLPKDHSSAAKATYSFTHYDCIQNVLTGTPPLPSMPARTWSRKRTSSSWPLHCATQGFPTLMTVHSAYQARPNKSC from the exons GTGGAACTACTTTTTCCTTTATGATGGTTCAAAGGTAAAGGAAGAAGGGGATCCCACAAGAGCTGGCATTTGCTACTTTTATCCCTCTCAG ACTCTCCTTGACCAGCAGGAACTGCTCTGTGGACAGATTGCTGGAGTGGTGCGTTGCATAACGGAGATCTCCAGTGCTCCCCCAAGTCTCATTCGGCTGAGAAAGCTCAAGTTTGCAGTAAGGGTGGATGGCGAGTATCTCTGG GTGCTGGGCTGTACCATTGAACTCCCTGATGTCAGCTGTGGACAATTTCTGGATCTATTGATCGGACTCTTCAGATTTTACAATGGACCAGTGTGTCACGCTTACATG GTGTTTTCTCGGGAGGAGCTGAGCACACAGTGGGACAGGTACATTGAACATATTCAGAAAAACACCAGTGACCTGCACAAGATCTTCAATTCCCTTTGGAACTTGGACAAAACCAAG GTGGACCCCCTGCTGTTACTGAAAGCAGCTCTCATCTTGCAGACCTGCCAGCGTTCACCTCAAGTGTTGGCAGGCTGCATCCTCTACAAAGGCCA GATTGTGAGCACGCAACTTCCACCTCCTCTCACTGCCAAGGTTCTCCTTCAAGGAACAGAAGCTGCAGAAAAG AGCGTACCTGGAGGTGGGGAGGTGCTGCAGGAACATG ATCCCGCATTGCCTCAGGATGTCTGCATCCTCCCAGTTTCCCTAACGGACGATGAAGCCACAGCACTCCGGGACTTTCCAGTAGAGTGGATGACTAG GTTGCCCACATCTCCAGCAAACCCTAAAGGATCTAAGATCACCCTCCACTCACGGGCATTCTTGGATTCGGCCCGGGTTGATGAAGTCCGAGGCCAGCATGGCCTTGTG AGAGAGCTGGGAGCCCTGCCCAGCAGTTCCAAACTGCCTGCTGCAGAGAGCACTCAAGACACAAGTGCGGCCCTGGGGTCCTCTGACTTTCCAAAGCCTTGTGCCCTGGGGCAGGAAGGTCGAAGCACTACGGAACCTGTAACCAGCTCTAACACTAGGGAGCGGATGAAGTCTGAATGCTGCAGCCTCCAGAGGCGTCACTCAGCCAGTGGCAGCCACTCCACCTGCTATCCTTCCAAAGAGATGAGGAGAAGCCGCTCAAGCGAACGTGACAATCTGTCGAGTGTAGACAGTCAAGACACCAGCAGCCAAAACAGAACCTTCAAAAGAGGAGATGGAGCAACCAGGGATGACGCTTCCGGGCAGGAGCCTCTGCCCAGTGCTGTACAGTTGGGGCAGAAGTTCCCTGCCGAAGATTGTGGTAGGAACCAGTTTCCTGTTGCTGAAGTCCGGGAGAGCCTATGCAGTGGCATTGCAGAAGGCCCAGGCTCTCCCAAGAGCAGAGAGAACGGTTTGCCTTCACAAGTAACTACTGGGGTGGACTGTCTAGCAGCAGTAGATTGCACAGTGTCGGGCAATCAGGCCAAGCTGGTTAAGATGATCTTGTATATTCACAGAATTAAAGGGTTAGTGCTCTTGCTGCTGGCGGAGGAGCAGTTTAAGGATGACCAGGGGTCCATTGAAGATGTG TATCACAGCAGTCTGGCTTCTCTCAATGGCCTGGAGGTTCACCTGAAGGAGACTTTGCCGAAAGACCATTCCTCTGCAGCCAAAGCCACCTACAGCTTTACTCACTATGACTGCATTCAGAACGTACTCACAG